Genomic segment of Malania oleifera isolate guangnan ecotype guangnan chromosome 7, ASM2987363v1, whole genome shotgun sequence:
AAGGAAGCATGTCAGGTGTCAGGAACACCCATTGGTGTTACAGCTGCAGGCGTCCAGTTCATGTCCGAGGGCGTGAAGCAGTTTGCCCCAGTTGTAATGGAGGATTTGTTTTAGAACTTGATGATACATCAAGCATCAGCTCTCTAGATTTCTCTGGCCTGGGTCATGATGACGATCATGGCCAGAGGTTCGGAATCATGGAAGCTTTTGCAGCTTACATGAGACAGCGATTAGATGGGGAAAACCATAACTATGATATCAGGAGGAGATCATCAGGTTCCGCTCGTGATCACGGTTCAGGGTTTGGTCCCCTCTTTGTTTTTGGTGGCCAGTTCCCTGTTAGGAATGGTGGGTTTGAAGTTCTTTTTAATGGCGCTCCTGGAATTGGGATTGCACGGGGTAATGTTGCAGATTATTTTATGGGTCCTGGACTGGAGGAACTGTTGGAACAGCTTGCTGTTAATGATCGACGAGGCCCTCCCCCAGCATCAAGGTCTTCGATTGATGCAATGCCCACTATTAAGATTACACAGAAGCATCTTCGTTCAGATTCACACTGCCCAGTTTGCAAAGAAAAATTTGAGCTGGGGTCTGAAGCAAGGCAAATGCCATGTAACCATATCTATCACTCGGACTGTATAGTCCCATGGCTAGTTCAGCACAATTCTTGCCCTGTTTGCCGTCATGAACTCCCACCACAGGGATTGGGTGGTAGCCACGGTTGTCGAAGTTCAAGTGTTGGAAATAGAAGTAGCAATTACGGTAGTCGTGCCAATGGAAGAGTCAACAGCAGGGAGAATCAAAGCAGGCGGAACCCATTCTCATTTTTGTGGCCATTCCGCTCATCCAATTCTGGCCACCGTAATGGAACTGCTGGAAGCAGCTCATCAGCCGAGCATGAGGATAACCGGCATGTGGGATATTCTGGATGGCCTTTTGACTAAGGTTGGCATGCTTATACTGGGATTTGCCTTTCTTATCTCCAACCCCCTCCACCACCCcccctcctctttttttttttcttacttcatcctttttctttttcttggcttTGGTGATGATTATGTGACTCGATTGGCACCTTCAGTCCAACTAAGCAGATTGCTTCGACTGGAAGTGGTTTGAAACCTCAAGAGTCTGCGAAAGTTTAAAGTTAGATGAATGTGTGTGTTAACCCTCTTTCTATGTAAATGATTTTTTCTAGTGTTTTCGTTCAGGTGAATCATCTGTTCTTGAGTGCCTCTGCCATCTGTTTGTTGCTTTTTGGTGGTTAAGAGTCTGAACATAGTATGACATATTGCATGTTCTTTGTTTTCTACTCGTGCATGCTTCTGTTCCCTCTCTAATTATTCATAGCACGCCTTCTAGCCTTTGTGcgcaaaaaattatttttactgttggGAGTGAAACACTAGTGTACTCATGCCTATGAAGTGGGTCAATTCTATGTGAGAACTAAAGCTGCATCTTGGACTTTATTTGCTGAGTAGCTCTTCTGGAAAAGAAAATAGTCATGATAATATAAATTTTTGGTAGTTTACACAAGAAAATGTTCTATCGCAAATAATTTATGAGTACATAACAtgtaatagaaaataaataattattttaaagttgtaatatgaaaatgtttattcatattttatttaatCTTTGAAGGAATAACACATGTAAATTTAATACTTGAAATTCGTGCTGACAAGGAGAACATTCATAAAGTTCACACGAGGGATTTTGTGGCAACATCTCGGAGAAGGATTCGAAATGgtgagtaataataataataatttaagtcTGATGAAATAGTCACTAACCTGGTATTTATTTTGGTGCGATTAGCTCACCTAAATATTACTTATTGATTGATCTTTAGACTAATTCTAGGCGAAGGAACTTATAGTTTAGTCTGCTTTTATTAGAGTTGGGATTAACAGTGCAGTTATGCAAGAGGAAAGTACTAGTACTTTTTACACACCTGttttacgaatggtacctaattagtTATAAATTATTCTTAAACTAATTTTAATGGtctttaattctttaaaaaataaataaatatttaaatttttttaaaaaatatatttaaattttttatgttttttgattttttttttatattttgtatattagGTGTACATTTGCATTGTGCGTGAAATACTGTGTGCATGtacaaatattaaattttaaataaatgaaaagtTAAATATGTTATAATGTTGATACATCAACAGGAAGGTTGAATGAATCCATGGCATTTGGAAATATACGAGAAGCTTAATGGATTAACATAAGTTAATTTTCACTTTGAGTTTATCAAATATATACGAGGAGTTTAATAGATTAGCTGATTGCTTTAAGTAATAATAAATTCACTTGCAAACCTAAAGTGCGAATAAGAAAGCAAAGGGTTAGTCTCTCTCACTGGTCCCGTCAGGTTATGTGCCCCGAAGGAGAGAGCTTGCTAATAATGATAGGGATGAGAGGAACTCaatgtaataaaataaaaaagagaagaaaaagaaagcaaaggCTTAGATAGACTCAAAAAATGGAAAGAAGAGTAAAACAAAAAATTTATTCTACTCTCTATTTTTGGACACTCTTAGGTTTATTTTCAGAATCATAACAAGCATTTCTTA
This window contains:
- the LOC131159679 gene encoding probable E3 ubiquitin-protein ligase RHC1A — protein: MSGVRNTHWCYSCRRPVHVRGREAVCPSCNGGFVLELDDTSSISSLDFSGLGHDDDHGQRFGIMEAFAAYMRQRLDGENHNYDIRRRSSGSARDHGSGFGPLFVFGGQFPVRNGGFEVLFNGAPGIGIARGNVADYFMGPGLEELLEQLAVNDRRGPPPASRSSIDAMPTIKITQKHLRSDSHCPVCKEKFELGSEARQMPCNHIYHSDCIVPWLVQHNSCPVCRHELPPQGLGGSHGCRSSSVGNRSSNYGSRANGRVNSRENQSRRNPFSFLWPFRSSNSGHRNGTAGSSSSAEHEDNRHVGYSGWPFD